The Rana temporaria chromosome 13, aRanTem1.1, whole genome shotgun sequence genome has a window encoding:
- the NKX2-1 gene encoding homeobox protein Nkx-2.1 — protein sequence MSMSPKHTTPFSVSDILSPLEESYKKVAMEGTGLGAPLAAYRQSHVSQPTMQQHAMGHNGAVSAAYHMTAAGVPQLSHTTMGSYCNGNLGNLGNMSELPPYQETMRNGSSTGWYGTNPDPRFSTISRFMGPSNGMNMGGLGNMGSLGDVGKSMAPLQSTPRRKRRVLFSQAQVYELERRFKQQKYLSAPEREHLASMIHLTPTQVKIWFQNHRYKMKRQAKDKAAQQQMQQDNSSCQQQQSPRRVAVPVLVKDGKPCQAGSNTPTAALQSHQQQAALTVATNSLGQHQSHQTNSAGHSPDMGQHSNSPSNLQSQVTNLSHLNSSSSDYGTAMSCSTLLYGRTW from the exons ATGTCGATGAGTCCCAAGCATACTACTCCATTCTCAGTGTCTGACATATTGAGTCCTCTGGAGGAGAGCTACAAGAAGGTGGCTATGGAGGGCACTGGCTTAGGGGCTCCCCTGGCTGCCTACAGACAATCTCACGTGTCTCAGCCTACTATGCAACAACATGCTATGGGCCACAATGGAGCTGTAAGTGCAGCCTACCACATGACAGCGGCAGGGGTCCCCCAGTTATCCCACACCACCATGGGGAGCTACTGCAATGGCAACCTGGGCAACCTGGGCAATATGAGCGAGCTGCCACCCTACCAGGAGACCATGAGGAATGGTTCGTCTACTGGATGGTATGGGACCAACCCAGACCCCAGGTTTTCTACAA TATCTCGTTTCATGGGTCCCTCCAATGGGATGAATATGGGAGGTCTGGGTAACATGGGCTCCCTGGGAGATGTGGGGAAGAGCATGGCCCCATTGCAGAGCACCCCCAGAAGGAAGCGCCGGGTCCTGTTCTCCCAGGCCCAGGTCTACGAGCTGGAGAGACGGTTCAAGCAGCAGAAGTACCTGTCGGCCCCAGAGAGGGAACACTTGGCCAGTATGATCCACCTCACCCCAACCCAGGTGAAGATCTGGTTCCAGAATCACCGTTACAAGATGAAGAGACAAGCCAAGGACAAGGCAGCCCAGCAACAGATGCAGCAGGACAACAGTTCATGTCAGCAGCAACAGTCCCCAAGACGGGTGGCAGTCCCAGTGTTGGTGAAGGACGGAAAACCATGCCAGGCTGGCTCTAATACCCCTACAGCTGCCCTGCAGAGCCACCAGCAACAGGCAGCCCTCACAGTAGCCACCAATAGCTTGGGGCAGCATCAAAGTCACCAGACAAACAGTGCAGGTCATTCTCCAGACATGGGTCAGCATTCCAACAGCCCATCCAACCTTCAGAGCCAGGTCACCAACTTGTCCCACTTAAACTCTTCCAGTTCTGACTATGGCACAGCCATGTCCTGCTCCACCTTACTATATGGTAGGACATGGTGA